From the Equus przewalskii isolate Varuska chromosome 19, EquPr2, whole genome shotgun sequence genome, one window contains:
- the LOC103552598 gene encoding E3 ubiquitin-protein ligase makorin-1-like isoform X2, with translation MDPGGLDGSGRGRESSPHSQRPRRHFARGACGWGPSCRFAQAGKAPQVCRYFQRGFCFHGDGCSYQHPQQPPSHLEWGRRHSEPHVTLPGPWLGLTRRGSEPTYLPSVAVGWGWAGACGDTEPGLEGMASKAVEFGASSWKSLSPSSADGDHSYSLKPQPKSDPIQELVAPLQSLDLEGQQREQDSRDVVCGICMDKVWDKPEAERIFGILPNCTHAHCLGCLRTWRKSRQDFPLDVIKACPQCRVHSSYIIPHKFWVSKGAEKEQLIRNFKARTSQIHCRFFVRGNGRCPFKSDCIYLHQLPDNASTSDPPWPESMQLASGSEVLGTTAFLRGAEPEDEVFFTNCALAMAFWGSELLLDPNSSYHGLL, from the exons ATGGATCCTGGAGGGCTGGATGGCAGCGGCCGTGGCAGGGAGAGCAGCCCCCACTCCCAGCGGCCACGCAG GCACTTTGCGCGAGGGGCCTGTGGCTGGGGGCCGAGCTGCCGCTTTGCTCAGGCTGGGAAGGCGCCCCAGGTCTGCAGATACTTCCAGCGAGGCTTCTGCTTCCACGGAGATGGATGCAG CTATCAGCATCCACAGCAGCCCCCCAGCCATCTGGAGTGGGGCCGCCGCCATTCAGAGCCACACGTCACCCTGCCAGGACCCTGGCTGGGGCTGACCCGCAGGGGCTCCGAGCCCACCTACCTGCCCTCTGTGGCTGTGGGTTGGGGCTGGGCCGGTGCCTGCGGGGACACGGAGCCTGGCCTGGAGGGGATGGCCAGCAAGGCCGTGGAGTTTGGTGCCAGTTCCTGGAAGTCCCTGTCACCATCAT CTGCTGACGGTGATCACAGCTACTCCCTGAAGCCTCAGCCTAAGTCAGACCCTATCCAGGAGCTCGTGGCCCCACTTCAGAGCCTGGACCTTGAGGGGCAGCAG agggagcaggacaGTCGGGATGTTGTGTGTGGCATCTGCATGGACAAGGTGTGGGACAAGCCAGAGGCTGAGAGGATCTTCGGCATCCTGCCCAACTGCACCCACGCCCACTGCCTAGGCTGCCTGCGCACCTGGCGGAAGAGCCGACAGGACTTCCCGCTGGATGTCATCAA GGCCTGTCCCCAGTGCCGCGTCCACTCCAGCTACATCATCCCCCACAAATTCTGGGTGAGCAAAGGGGCTGAGAAGGAACAACTCATCAGGAACTTCAAGGCTCGGACCAG CCAGATCCACTGCCGGTTCTTTGTGCGGGGGAACGGCCGCTGCCCCTTCAAGTCTGACTGCATTTACCTGCACCAGCTCCCAGATAATGCCTCGACATCTGACCCTCCCTGGCCTGAGAGTATGCAGCTGGCCTCTGGGAGTGAG GTGCTGGGCACAACAGCGTTCCTAAGGGGCGCCGAGCCAGAGGACGAAGTGTTCTTCACCAACTGTGCCCTGGCCATGGCCTTCTGGGGTTCAGAACTCTTACTGGATCCTAACAGTTCTTACCATGGCCTCCTGTAA
- the PPARD gene encoding peroxisome proliferator-activated receptor delta, translated as MEQPPEEAPEVREEEEKEEVAEAEGAPELNGGPEHSLPSSSYADLSRSSSPPSLLDQLQMGCDGASCGSLNMECRVCGDKASGFHYGVHACEGCKGFFRRTIRMKLEYEKCARSCKIQKKNRNKCQYCRFQKCLALGMSHNAIRFGRMPEAEKRKLVAGLTASEASQHNPQVADLKAFSKHIYNAYLKNFNMTKKKARGILTGKASHSAPFVIHDIETLWQAEKGLVWKQLVNGLPPYKEISVHVFYRCQCTSVETVRELTEFAKSIPSFSNLFLNDQVTLLKYGVHEAIFAMLASIINKDGLLVASGTGFVTREFLRSLRKPFGDILEPKFEFAIKFNALELDDSDLALFIAAIILCGDRPGLMNVPQVEAIQDTILRALEFHLQANHPDAQYLFPKLLQKMADLRQLVTEHAQMMQRIKKTETETLLHPLLQEIYKDMY; from the exons aCCTCTCTCGGAGCTCCTCGCCACCGTCACTGCTGGACCAGCTGCAAATGGGCTGTGACGGGGCCTCGTGCGGGAGCCTCAACATGGAGTGCCGCGTGTGTGGGGACAAGGCATCAGGCTTCCACTACGGTGTTCACGCATGCGAGGGGTGCAAG GGCTTCTTCCGTCGGACCATCCGCATGAAGCTGGAATATGAGAAGTGTGCGCGGAGCTGCAAGATCCAGAAGAAGAACCGCAACAAGTGCCAGTACTGCCGCTTCCAGAAGTGCCTGGCGCTGGGCATGTCGCACAACG CCATCCGCTTTGGCCGGATGCCAGAGGCCGAGAAGAGGAAGCTGGTGGCAGGGCTGACAGCAAGTGAGGCGAGTCAGCACAACCCACAGGTAGCTGACCTGAAGGCCTTCTCCAAGCACATCTACAATGCCTACCTGAAAAACTTCAACATGACCAAAAAGAAGGCCCGCGGCATCCTCACCGGCAAGGCCAGCCACTCGGCG CCCTTTGTGATCCACGACATCGAGACATTGTGGCAGGCAGAGAAAGGCCTGGTGTGGAAGCAGCTGGTGAATGGCCTGCCACCCTACAAGGAGATCAGCGTGCATGTCTTCTACCGCTGCCAGTGCACCTCGGTGGAGACCGTGCGTGAGCTCACCGAGTTCGCCAAGAGCATCCCCAGCTTCAGCAACCTCTTCCTCAACGACCAGGTGACCCTTCTCAAGTATGGCGTGCATGAGGCCATCTTCGCCATGCTGGCTTCCATCATCAACAAGGATGGGCTGCTGGTGGCCAGTGGCACTGGTTTTGTCACTCGTGAGTTCCTACGCAGCCTCCGAAAGCCCTTTGGTGACATCTTGGAGCCCAAGTTCGAGTTTGCTATCAAGTTCAATGCCCTGGAACTTGATGACAGTGACCTGGCCCTCTTCATTGCAGCCATCATTCTGTGTGGAG ACCGGCCAGGCCTTATGAACGTGCCACAAGTGGAGGCCATCCAGGACACCATCCTGCGTGCCCTCGAGTTCCACCTGCAGGCCAACCACCCCGACGCCCAGTACCTCTTCCCCAAGCTGCTGCAGAAGATGGCTGACCTGCGGCAGCTGGTCACCGAGCACGCCCAGATGATGCAGCGCATCAAGAAGACTGAGACCGAGACCTTGCTGCACCCCCTGCTCCAGGAGATCTACAAGGACATGTACTGA
- the LOC103552598 gene encoding E3 ubiquitin-protein ligase makorin-1-like isoform X1, with the protein MDPGGLDGSGRGRESSPHSQRPRRHFARGACGWGPSCRFAQAGKAPQVCRYFQRGFCFHGDGCSYQHPQQPPSHLEWGRRHSEPHVTLPGPWLGLTRRGSEPTYLPSVAVGWGWAGACGDTEPGLEGMASKAVEFGASSWKSLSPSCESSGALQFSLIAADGDHSYSLKPQPKSDPIQELVAPLQSLDLEGQQREQDSRDVVCGICMDKVWDKPEAERIFGILPNCTHAHCLGCLRTWRKSRQDFPLDVIKACPQCRVHSSYIIPHKFWVSKGAEKEQLIRNFKARTSQIHCRFFVRGNGRCPFKSDCIYLHQLPDNASTSDPPWPESMQLASGSEVLGTTAFLRGAEPEDEVFFTNCALAMAFWGSELLLDPNSSYHGLL; encoded by the exons ATGGATCCTGGAGGGCTGGATGGCAGCGGCCGTGGCAGGGAGAGCAGCCCCCACTCCCAGCGGCCACGCAG GCACTTTGCGCGAGGGGCCTGTGGCTGGGGGCCGAGCTGCCGCTTTGCTCAGGCTGGGAAGGCGCCCCAGGTCTGCAGATACTTCCAGCGAGGCTTCTGCTTCCACGGAGATGGATGCAG CTATCAGCATCCACAGCAGCCCCCCAGCCATCTGGAGTGGGGCCGCCGCCATTCAGAGCCACACGTCACCCTGCCAGGACCCTGGCTGGGGCTGACCCGCAGGGGCTCCGAGCCCACCTACCTGCCCTCTGTGGCTGTGGGTTGGGGCTGGGCCGGTGCCTGCGGGGACACGGAGCCTGGCCTGGAGGGGATGGCCAGCAAGGCCGTGGAGTTTGGTGCCAGTTCCTGGAAGTCCCTGTCACCATCATGTGAGTCGTCTGGGGCACTGCAG TTTTCTCTGATAGCTGCTGACGGTGATCACAGCTACTCCCTGAAGCCTCAGCCTAAGTCAGACCCTATCCAGGAGCTCGTGGCCCCACTTCAGAGCCTGGACCTTGAGGGGCAGCAG agggagcaggacaGTCGGGATGTTGTGTGTGGCATCTGCATGGACAAGGTGTGGGACAAGCCAGAGGCTGAGAGGATCTTCGGCATCCTGCCCAACTGCACCCACGCCCACTGCCTAGGCTGCCTGCGCACCTGGCGGAAGAGCCGACAGGACTTCCCGCTGGATGTCATCAA GGCCTGTCCCCAGTGCCGCGTCCACTCCAGCTACATCATCCCCCACAAATTCTGGGTGAGCAAAGGGGCTGAGAAGGAACAACTCATCAGGAACTTCAAGGCTCGGACCAG CCAGATCCACTGCCGGTTCTTTGTGCGGGGGAACGGCCGCTGCCCCTTCAAGTCTGACTGCATTTACCTGCACCAGCTCCCAGATAATGCCTCGACATCTGACCCTCCCTGGCCTGAGAGTATGCAGCTGGCCTCTGGGAGTGAG GTGCTGGGCACAACAGCGTTCCTAAGGGGCGCCGAGCCAGAGGACGAAGTGTTCTTCACCAACTGTGCCCTGGCCATGGCCTTCTGGGGTTCAGAACTCTTACTGGATCCTAACAGTTCTTACCATGGCCTCCTGTAA